A single genomic interval of Macaca nemestrina isolate mMacNem1 chromosome 14, mMacNem.hap1, whole genome shotgun sequence harbors:
- the LOC105483905 gene encoding LOW QUALITY PROTEIN: biogenesis of lysosome-related organelles complex 1 subunit 4 (The sequence of the model RefSeq protein was modified relative to this genomic sequence to represent the inferred CDS: inserted 4 bases in 2 codons) yields MEGSSSDSGAPPERLTEEAKPQGAAWSRDSGTVSQSRSSASGRWEDEGAEDGAPGRDLPLXYAACLLSGAGARPEVEALDASLEDLLTRVDEFVDMPDMLRGDSSPVVSQGVPRIHAKAAEMRHICSRIDRLEAFVRMAGGRLARMEEQVTKAEAELGAFPRAFKKLLHTMNVPSLFSKSAPSRPQQAGYEAPVLXTEHYFPRCSERPQL; encoded by the exons ATGGAGGGTAGCTCCTCAGATAGCGGAGCGCCGCCCGAGAGGCTGACGGAAGAGGCCAAGCCTCAGGGAGCCGCCTGGAGCAGGGACAGTGGCACTGTGTCCCAGAGCCGCAGCAGCGCCTCGGGGCGGTGGGAGGACGAGGGCGCGGAGGACGGTGCGCCGGGCCGCGACCTGCCGCT CTACGCCGCCTGCCTGCTGTCCGGGGCCGGGGCGCGGCCCGAGGTCGAAGCCCTGGACGCGAGCCTGGAGGACCTGCTCACCAGAGTGGACGAGTTCGTGGACATGCCGGACATGCTTCGCGGCGACTCGTCCCCAGTCGTCAGCCAGGGCGTGCCGCGCATCCACGCGAAGGCCGCCGAGATGCGGCACATCTGCAGCAGGATCGACCGGCTGGAGGCCTTCGTGAGGATGGCGGGCGGCCGCCTAGCCAGGATGGAGGAGCAGGTCACCAAGGCCGAGGCCGAGCTGGGCGCCTTCCCCAGGGCGTTCAAGAAGCTCCTGCACACGATGAACGTGCCCTCGCTCTTTAGCAAGTCTGCTCCCTCGAGGCCACAGCAAGCAGGCTACGAAGCCCCCGTCCT GACCGAACACTACTTCCCTCGTTGTAGTGAAAGGCCTCAGCTCTGA